The Kwoniella newhampshirensis strain CBS 13917 chromosome 2, whole genome shotgun sequence DNA segment ctttcctttctgcATTCATTACATCGTACTCATTAGACGGCATTCACAGTCTTCGGCCCATACGTGcttctccccctcatcTCAGCCTTCACTTGGTTAGGCGGTCTCTTGGCGTTGTTGATATTATGGGTGGTCGCTGGCAAACCGCGATACATGGCCGATGAAGCGGACGTCGTGTTCATCAGTGATTTGGGGGCGACGCATCAGACCCTGTTCATCTGCATTTGCGTCGTGACAGCAGCGTGAGTCGTCGAGTTTCCCTATCCCCatatcttcctttcctACGGCAGTCACCCATATTCACAATTGTGTCAAAAGACAAGAGAACACAATGCTAACTCGGTTCATTCAACAGATTCTACGTCTTGTCACTCTTCGCCGAAAGATGGCTCAGACATGTCGATCGACTGCCTACCGATCTCCGaacgagagagaagatcttTGGTAAGTCGATCGAACAACTTATAATGCGAGTGATGCGTAACATACGCTAAACCATGTCATCATTACAGACTGGCTAGCCATATTCTTCGGTTGTGTCGGCGCGGCGGGActgatcctcctctctgCTGTAAGTCGATCATTGAGTGCATTCAGTGCATTCAGTGCTCTCTCGAAGAAAAGATATTGACAGACCTGTCTCTTAGCGAAACGCATTCGAGTTCAGCCAAGTTCACTGGATCGGTACCCTTATCTTCGTTGTCGGTGTTGCCCTCAGTGCCATCTTCCAATCCGCTGAGATTGTAAGCTTGAGCATGATCGCTTCTGGTCGGAGCAAAAACTAACCTATCATTCGAATCTACAGTGGTCCCTTCACAAAGATCACCCTGACCGAAAGTCCTTGAAGAGGAACTCGATTCTCAAGCTCATTGTCGTTTTCGTCGCGGTCGTCACTGCGATTGCATTCGGGTCTACTTACGCAGTAGTGAGTGGGATGTtttcctccatcttcaccaaACCAACTAGCAATCCATTCTTGCTCTCCATATATATATAGCTTGACAGGGCCGTGACTGACCGTCGAGTCTATAACCCTTTCTTCCAATCCTGCAGTGCGGCGGTAACTCTACGCCATACAAATCCCACTCCGCCGAGACATGCAACAAGATCACCTCGGCCGCCGCCTCACTCGAATGGGCCGTCgccttcatcctcgtcttctaCTTCCTGACCCTCTGCGCCGATCTCTGGCCAGCGGGCAAATCGTCACCGAGGTACATGCGTCGATTGGCGAAATGGCAGGAGAGACACGAACCATCTTCGGTCGAACATGATTTCactggaaggagagcgTTTGGCGTCTATCcggagagatgggaggacCGTGAGGAGACcatgaggagggagatgagggacaGGAATCTGGGCATCACCACTGGAACCACTGGAACCACTGGTGTTACAGGTCCCAGAAGTGGGTTGGGGGGTGAGAATGAGTACGAGCAGGGAAGAATGAGTGGAAGTAGTCAGATCCCTATGATGAGGCAGGTGTAAGAGGAAGTTGTCACCGGCAGACTTATCCTGTCGAGCCGTGGTCGTTGTGGTGCTGCAAGTGCAGTAGATGTGAATGTCATTGTGGGACAACTTCCAGTACCCTGGGGATAGGGATAGGAAGACACCGAGGAATAGACAAACATACGTGGGGCCGCACACAACACTTAGATATATACTGTAGCGATAGCATCATCACATAATATTCTTTACCCATCATCAATGTATATGGTTTCCCTTAACGCGAACAGCCTTACTTTCGACGAGCCCTCAGTGTGCCATACGCACCGTTGCAATGAATATCTTGGACCAACTGCATATAACCCATCTATCTACAGTAATGGGTCCACGTCGATCTCAACGCTCGAACACGGTCTGACCAACTCAAAGTTGTTTAAGACTGTAGGGTGGAGAATACCCAATGAACCAATGTTGATATCTCTCTCCCAAGCAGTTCCAGCCGCCGATGACGGCAAAGCCGACTTGAGACTTGACGCAATGGTGTGCAGaggggacgaggatgggTTGGAGGAGGGTGTAGGTTCTGTCGGTGTGACGCTGGGTTTGGGTCGGTAGAAGACGTGAGCAGCTCGACCGGGAAGATAAGTGGGGTCTTGACGTGTAGATAGTCATCAGCGCATAGCTACTTGATTGCCTATATCAACGAGGAAGCTCACCCTCCGCCGAAGAGATGTAGTAACCGTAATTCCcctcgttctccttcttctccaataGAGGGACACCGAGGATCTGCATGATTCTGTCCAGCAATCCATGCGCTACTTCGAAACCGGCTTTCCTGTCCATATAAACGGCACAAAGTCTTCTATAGTTCCTCGCCTGCCTCTCAGCGGTTGAATCTTGCACAGTGACATCGGAAACCTCGAAGATCTTCATCGGCAGGGGGAGAGCCTTGTTTTCTCTGGCTGTTTTGAGCATACCAGGAAGAAGGGACGTTCGAACCACTTGATACTCGGTGGATTTGGGGTTGGCGAGGTGAACGGCGTAATGACCAGGATCAGGGCGGTTGAGCCAGGCAAAGTTCTCGTCGTGGGAGCACTGTTCAGGAGTCAGCTGTGTCCTACACATCGACGAGCCAGTCTCAGCTCACGAGAATTAACGGAAGGGCTTCGATCCAGCCGGCCATAGCGCATTCCTTTCTGATAACATCACCAAGTTTGTTTACAGGGAACGCCTTGGCAACAGTGTTGGTGGTGGGCATGGATTGAGGGAGGTTGTTGAAACCGTAAGCGATAGCCGCATCCTCCATGATATCACACTCGTGAAGGATGTCCGGTCTCGTGCATGGCACTTCGACCTCGAGGGCATCAGCGTCGGTAGCAGAAGGCTTGGCTGTAAGGGACATTCGAGTAAGGAGGGTGCAGATCTCCTCTTTTGACAGCTTGAGACCGGTAGCAGCGTTGATatatgaggaggaggctgTGGTGAGTCGAGGAGCGATAGGAGGTGAGAGGTGAGATGTGCCGTCGGGCATATGGATCTTGACAGGCTCGATACTGCTTAAAAGTCAGCTCGGTCTTGGATATCTACCGAAGCTTTGGGACATACGTGAAGGGGATCTCGGTGTACTCTGCGAACATGGTCGCGATCATGTTTATCACGATATCACTTCGTACGAAAGGTCAGCTGGATGGACAACGATGGCGGGTCAGCGTAGCTCACAGTTTGGTCTTGTCCGTAGCAGTGgtgtcgatgaagatgttCCTTGTCTTCCCTGGAACGATCTTGGAATCTACCAATACCAAATCAGCTTTGATTAACGAGTCGGATGAGAGATACCTACGCTGGGAGTTGATGATGGGGGGCATCGACAAGACTTGGTCATTGCTGTCGTAGATGATGGGATAGGCAGGAGCATCTTTGATGATGTGCAAGTATTTATTGAGATGTCTATCGGTCTGTTGGGGGACGTCAGCTCGATCTATACTCCAACAGACATGGATATGGAGAGATAGCTGACCTCGAAGATGGTCATTAGCTCCTCGGCAGTATGTTCCGTATCCCTATTCAGCGGCGCGaacttgatctccttgggATCCTTGCACATGTACCGGAAAGGACCTTTGATGGTATCCAAATCGTGAGTTCCAATAGCCACGAACCTCCTCATTCTACATAGGTTTTGGTGGAGCTTGTCTTGGAGATCGATGAACGATTCGTACTCGAGTTGGTTCATAGGTCGAGCAAGACGAAGAACAGCTGAAGCGAAGTAGGGACGGAGAGGGGAGGTCTATCGTGAAGCTTTAATTATCAGCTTTCGTCCCACATCTCCCGCACGAAAGGTCAAACAGTCAGCTGCATAGTACGCACCGAAGACTCAACAAATACTTCTTGGATCTGGGCAGGAGCGGAGAGAGTGAACGTTGGAGGTGTCTCCAGCTGCAAGAAGATCCTCAAAGCTCGAGCGAGTCCTTCAAGACAGAGGATGTCATATCTGTTGGCCGGGATTTCAATCTTCAattgaggtggaggtgtgGGAAGACCTTTCGCTCtagcttcttcgacttcggtCGTGGTCTGTCCAGATCCTATCAGTTCCTCTACCCCGGTAACGTCAAGGCGAAAGGCATAACATACGTCCTCATCTAATTCGATACCAAAGTCGAAACACAGCTCGTCGAATGCTTGAGTGGCTAAGTCGGACGTTAGCTTGACTGTAGACAGCGAGACTTCTTTGCTTAGCTGAGATGAAAGACCGCTCACTGTattccttctccaatcgCCTGTACAGCTCGGCCTTGTCAACGGTGATAGTAGGCTAGAGGAAAAGAGACCATAAGCTGCTAGCATTTTGGGGCAGCCGGCGGTATAGCGAGCAGCTCACCATGACGGTCTGTTTTATCTGATAGGTCTCTCGATCGCAATGGATGAGATAATCGACCAAGGTGACTGTCTGCCTCTGCTTGGTCCGATTTGAGAATGAAGATGTAGATATGGTTCAAACGTATCAATTACTGAAATGTTGGTTGAATGAGAGCGAGTCGGCCACTGTAGGATTTTTGGCACGGAATCAATTCTGGATGTGGCAGCGCGCATCACGGCTTAGAACAAAATTAGCCCTTCATGTCACGACTGATACGCTCTGCATGCATCTGCAAAGCAGTAGCGCGAAGCAGAGGCGCAGCAATGCGCTATTGCCATATCCAGGACAATGATCCACTGTCTAACTATCCCTCATGCAGCCAGTCAGAAGTGCCCAAACGAGATCACAGTCCTCTTGTTTGCTCCTAAGCAAACTGTGTTCTCCGTGGGTCAAGAACAACACTTCAAGGGGTGTTGACCCCGGAATCCACCTGCAAACAGGACATATAGATCCCATCAATGCATGATACCTTTTTAtcgggagagagaagaatgaCATCCCGCCATTCTCCATCTACAGCAACAGCAAACCAGCTGGAcgtctctccacctcgccaTATTCTCCTCTCAAGCTTACTCCTTGAGCTTGTAACCGACCAAATGACGCCTGCCGATGATCTCGCcgatggagaagatacCGTATGCCTCGAGGGCCTGTTGTAAGTGATGAGAATTGGTGAAGGTTGTGCAGAAAAGATAGTCGGAAGGGTCAATGTGTACAATATGACAAATGAAGATGTTCAATGGTCAATGAGAGAGGACAGGAATGGGATTTACACGGTCAGCAACCCTTCCAGAGCAACGACGATATGGTAGAGTTGGCgcatcactcacagcaaCACCTAGACCAGCCCAAGCGCCAGTCCTCAGAGTCTCCTTCCAGAATCCCACGTTGGCGGCTCTCGAGTAGATTTGGGAGTATGCTCTGGCCCAAGTGCTGAGttcgagaggaggagcgagtTTCTCGGCCTTGTAAACTTGCTtggcgagagaggagacgaCTTTGGCATTGTACACGACGGGTTCGCGGTAAGCTGCGATGTCGACCAGAGAAACAAGTCAGTTCCAAGCAAGTATAGCAAGACGAACATGACCGATTCTCGTACTGAGACCGCCAGGGGACATTGCTAGTGCACTGAGCTAAATCGCCGGAGAAACGTACCACCGAGTAAACCACCAACACGTTCTCCGAGAGGACCAGCGACTCGCTTGACCGTAGCGGCACTTTGCGCATAAGCCTTCTGAGCACCCTCCACAGCCTTCTGGACGTTGGGGTTgttgagaggagatgaggaagatgaagaggagttGAATCGTCGACCGAAGACTCGGGCGGTCTGCGTGATTTGAGGTCGCATCGTGGGGATTGTtgagagggtgaggaggtgggaaggatgaggatgtgagGTTGTGACTATATCTAGGTTGTTGAAGAGGTTGTTCCCTCAGCTGGTTGTGTGCATTGGTGCTCTTCTCTGGAGATGATTTCCGGGAGGATCCGTCAACCAACTAACTCGACTACCAGACTTCGCATATCGCCGGTTGATGTACCGGCGTTTGAGTGAAAGTGGCGCCCGCGTGGAAGGGTCACTTATAGCGCTGAGACTGACGAGGCACCGCAACACCCGCATGCGATAGAGCGATGGCAGTTTAACCTTCCACATCGttctttccatcttcctAAACACCTCGCAATTCCAATAAGACCACAGACAAGATGAACAACCCAGCCATCACCaacctcgtcatctctctcgGTGCCATGCAAGGTGAATCAGCTTCGTCCccatcgctcttctcgctgaGCCCGCAAGCTGACATGCTCACGGCTGAATTCCAGTGGCCCGAAGAATCCCAATGGAAGACCCTACCGTCCTCACCTACCTCCGAATAGGATATGTCGCTTCCCAGGTCATCTCGCTTGCCATCTACTACTTCATCACcctcaaggtgagtcgcacGTTGTGATGGCTCCATTCGCTCGAACGGCGTAGAGTCAGCTCGACGCTGACACCGCCATTTGTagatcaggaagaggaacgacTTGACCGTGTTGAAATATGTCAATCCAGCCGCTCCCATGGTGAGCACCGGAGCTCCCGTCCAGTATCGTTGAACAGAACGAGCGACAGATTCTGCATGTCTGGCTGACCGGTGGTTCGTATTCGTTGCCCAGAACCCCGACGCCAAACCGGAATTGGTCACTACGACCGTGAAAGACTACGATCTTGCCGAGACTGGTAAGGCTATGAGGAGCTTGTTCGTCGGTGTTGCCTTTATGTGTttcttggtgagtgagctgTGCCGGCGACGCACGCAAAACCACCTCTTTCTGCGGCTCTACGGGCTGTAGTCTTTCACACCATGGGCTGAATCATTCGCGCGGCGACACTGACCGATACATCTATTCACTCTCCCCAGCACGGTTACCTCAAGTACACTCaacctctcttcatccaaGGCCTCATGGGTCTCAAGAGCACTCTCGAGTCCAACCCCGCCAAACTTCACTTGTGGGGCAAGAAGGCCGAGGGCGATCTCGCTCGACCTTTCAAGACTGCCGGTGGCTTGATGGAGTCTCTCACTGGTAAACCGGTCGGACCTCAGACCGACGCCGCTACCATCAAGGCTGCCGAAAAGGCCGGTGGAAAGACAGAGTAGTATATTAGAAGAGTCATCAACATACATTCATCGGCTGTTTGCGTTTGGGGAATGTGGAGAAACGAAATCGGCGTCGAGTGGAAGATAGGGACAGAATGTGAATGTGGTATGTCGTGGAATGTAGGTTGTGCGAGTGCGATTGAGCAatgtactcgtactgttTCCATCGTACATTGCCAACGAGATATCTCGGAATGACTTCTCCATGCAAAATGATAATTGAACAAGCAAAGTGGACCTATGAAAGACGCAATCGCAAGAGCTAGCCTCTATCTACCTTTTGTCTTTTTTGATCCAACAGGCAAGTGGGTCGTTACCTACACCACAGGGATAGAGAGATCCTACCATGTTTCGTGTTCAACACAATCATTGATGTCCCCCACCTCCCATCACATCCCTCAGACCATAACTAGcttttcttcctcccatcatACCAGGTCTTCCCGATTCTGACAAGTTCGAACTACTGCTCATTCCTCTAGGTCGTGAGTACGGGGTGTTCATTCCCGACGTACCAGTCGGTGAAAAAGACGGCAATGATCCTGGGGGCGGTGAGAATGGTCCAGGAGAGTTGAGAGAAGTTTGCGATATCGTGCGATGGGGATCTGAAGAGTTCGGTCGCGTCGATTGACCTTGTGATGCTTCTTTCAGCAGGAACTCGACAAAGAGGTTGCTGAACGACTGCATGCGATACATCAACACGTATCCGAACACTCCAATGCTGgcccaaactcacctcgttcatcgctgcctcttcttccgcactcctctccttgtctttcccaccacctcttctcaaccCGTGGTCAGATCCCGATTTGCCCGCCGGCCCACCAGTCGCGCCTTGACGTTGCAGCCCCGCCTTCTCGCGCTCATTGTCGTCCCATGAAAGGATTGTGGAAAGAAGTGAAAGCATCTCAAATCGCTTGGAGTCGGATCGGGCGGTGGTGAGAAATGACAGGAGGATGTTCGTCACCAGTCGTCTGGCAGTATGTCAGCTCGGAACGAATTGTGAACAGCGGGTAAGTTCTGCAACGAGAGggtggatggagaaggaacggCCCGAGACATACCGATCCACATTGTTGTCAGAGGAATTCTTCCTGAGCCTCCGTAATGCTTCTGTGAGATGTTCATTATTCACCACGGCTGAACAGGGAGTGTCAGCTCGACGGTCCCTTACACTCAAATTGGGGAATCTTAGCTCACCATCATGTCTCAGCTTGCCAATGAGTTgattcttctccctcagTTCCCTCTCTAGAGCACTCGACCGGGTTGCATCGGACGACACCTCTGACAGGCGCGTTTCGGCATTGGCAGCTCGAAGCTTGTACTCTGACAACGAGGTGGCTGCGAGTCGGAGTTGAGTTTCGAGTTCTGTCGTCGCTTGACGGAGTTCCGAGTCTTTAGCTGGAACGATAGGCCCAAGTCAGCCTCCGCCATATAGCACTAGATTAGGGGCCGAGACGGTCTTCATAATTACTCACCAACTTGAAACTCGCTCAAGACTTCTTGCAAGTTAttccctctttccctctctccgTCCAATTCGTCCAAAGCTCTTTCCAactctcttcgctcgtctctttctctcctctctatcaatctcatctcttcttccaccgcctccctcctctccctctctcgtccAGCCTCGacctcccattcctccctctccaatctcagtctttccatctctcctcgcagttctctcatctccctgGTCAGGGACAGGACAtcagaagacgaggaatCCGACTGCGAACGCAATTGCGCCAGCTGGGCTTGCAGTGACGCGGATTCTTGCGATGCTGATGAGAGCTCAGATTGGAGTGTTTGAATGGTACTTTGCAATGATGCGATTTCGTTGGAAAGATGATTTATGGTCgtttctcttcgatctAACTCTTCCTAAAAACCGATTTCCAAGGAACATCAGTCAGCGTTGTCCCCAATCCTGGACCGAGCAGCCTAGTCAGAAGGAGCGATCGGATTTCCCGTGCAGTTTCTACCTCATGCGCCGTCTCCTATCACACAgatcaggaagagagagagccGAATCAccacacactcacagcatCTTCGCGTAACTTATCGCCCAGGGTCGTTCTCATGGCCGTCAATTTCCCCAACAAGCCCCGGTACTGATTCCCCAGcgtctccttctcctgctgAGTGGAAGCCAGTTCATTCTCGAGTTGCGCTATTCGATCTCGAGGCGATACTTGTATctcagaggaagaacgcGGTGTCCCGTCACCGTCACCGTCACCGTCACCGTCTGAAGAGTCGGGaatgagagatgagaaagtGGTGTCGTTATTGATCTTGGCGTTGGACGCGGGGTTGGATGGACCAGCTTCCGGACTGGTAGTCGAAGTACCGTTGATGCCAACGATGGGCGGAGGATCTGATTCGATGGAAGTGGATGTGGACATCGCGGTGGAGTGTTGTATAGAAGGTATCTACCGTCTCATGAGGATGATTTGTGAGGGGACGAGACGCGTGAACAGTGGAGAGACGATGGATGAACGTTATTATGCAGTGGACGCTGGTGATGTGCTGTGAGGCAGTGATTGGACGTGTGGTGATAGGATGTCGTGAATGGTCCTGGGGGTTAGCTAGCTGGGATGGATGGAATTCACCGTCGCGACGTTGCACCGAGGTGTAGTGAGTGACAGATAGATACGCGGCGCATTCCGTTGATCCAATTCCCAGCGAATCTCACCAAAACGGTCAATGACCGTATCCGGACTGAACTCACCACACATCACCTTGCCGTACGAACATGTGTTCGCGTCACATGCACAAGGCGACAGCCAGACGTCTAGACATGGGTCAGTCTGGATGTTTGGACACATGCATGTACAGGGGCTTTGATGTGTCCGCATGTCTCTGCTGAAGAAGCGTTACATTCTACGGCTTAGCCGAATCTGATTCGAAAACGATACTAGCCGACTCAACAGCTCTGGAGCATTCGGATCGATGGACATGATCTTGCCAAGTGTAGTTCAAGTGGTGTGCAGTGACTGATAGGAACTGATCACCTATACTGTTATACATGCGTGCGATCGACTGAATGGTCAGGTATCACAACTAACACAGTACATACAGATCAAGACAAGTTTTACAGAACGACGGACCCCAGCGCCAGCGCCAAGATGCAGATCCTCATCCCGAACGCCAGCTTGGACCCGTCCACCCGGACTCGTTGCGTAGAGTCCGACGTGAGGACGTTGAGATTGGTAGCTGTCGCCGTGTAACTTGCCCACGAGGCAGATTCCAGAGAGTTCATAGCGGCCGTGACGGACGATTGGTACATGCTATAATCTTCGATCCTGCAGATGTGTTGTCAGTCTATCGTTCTGTCGTACGGATTGGAGATGGGCCATGGTGAACAAACTCACTTTCCTGCTGGGATGGATTTGGTAGCGCTGGCAGGTGGCGAAGTGGGTGTGCTTCTGTGTCGTCCGTCAGTGAAGGTTAGGTGAGGTAGGAAAGGCTGCTGACTTGGTGGCAGAAACGCCTGAGCCGGCTTTATGTGTCGGAGTGGTGGTAGTGATGGTGGAGCTTTGACATAGCACGTCAGCTCCGTCTCCCTTTGTACGGGCTATTTGTGTGGCCGCCTGACACACTCACATGGCAGCAGAATACACGTCCCCATAATCGTCCGTAGTGGGAGCTACAACGACAGTTTCTCCAGCCTGAATGACAACATCAACGCCGGTTCCGAGATGGCGTGAAGAGGTCTACCAAGCCAGGTACGTACGTCATCCACAATGGTGGCTTTCTGCGCCAGGCAGAGCTGAGCCATAAACAGTACAAACAACAGAAGGAGGAACGGTCGGAACATGATGCGGGGAGAGGCAATACGGGAAAGAATCGGGTTCGGAACGAGGAGTGATCGGCTTGACTCGAGTCGTGATGAGCGTGCGAAATAGGACGAGCACCAGACCAGCTGGATCTTGATTTgggggaggatgaagggagatgCTGCGAATGCAATGTAGAACAGAAGCAAGAAGcacgatgaagacgagctAGAGAGAATTCACCTCTAGGACCGAGGACCAAAAAGTCAAACGCGTACATTTGTTCACCGAAAGATATGATGGTGCCTGGCTGGATTACAGGCGATCGACCGCGTTTTCGTCCCATGCCCTAACCGGAAAACGGCGTCTCTCGACGACTGCTTTTGACTTCACCGGTCGGTGGAGAAGACATCTGCGTTTGAGTCGACCTTAATCTCTCTTAAAGACGAACGCTTTCTACCAATGTCCAATCCACCCGCCACGGCGACAACAACGCCGAATAAAGAACCTATCCTCGCCAAACtacaccacctcctctcccgAACTTCGGCTGGCTCAACCATCTGTCCTTCCCAAATCCCACGAGCTCTGCACGACAGCTCGCCCACCACATATCGCGATTGGCgatcgatgatggacgAAGTGCGAGAGGTGGTTTgggaggaagtgagagaCGGAAGGGCAGTGGTCACGCAGCGGGGGGAAGTGAGGGAGTGGGaggggagaggggagatTAGGGGTCCGATAAGGGTTAGGAAAGGGGAGAAGTGGGATGATAGCTTGGTGAAAGAGTATGGAACGGGATGATGACGGGCGTGGCATAGGTGAGAAGTCGCGTCTCTTTCTTTTGGGCGACTTGCGCAGAGTCATACTGAAGAGCTGAGTCTGTGACAGGAGCGATCCTCATAATTACGGAGACGGTCATCTTCGCACTGGGAGTCCGGATCACAGGGGCATCGGTTCCGCAAGTCGATCGAGA contains these protein-coding regions:
- a CDS encoding phenylalanine-tRNA ligase, beta subunit, translating into MPTITVDKAELYRRLEKEYTTQAFDELCFDFGIELDEDTTTEVEEARAKGLPTPPPQLKIEIPANRYDILCLEGLARALRIFLQLETPPTFTLSAPAQIQEVFVESSTSPLRPYFASAVLRLARPMNQLEYESFIDLQDKLHQNLCRMRRFVAIGTHDLDTIKGPFRYMCKDPKEIKFAPLNRDTEHTAEELMTIFETDRHLNKYLHIIKDAPAYPIIYDSNDQVLSMPPIINSQHSKIVPGKTRNIFIDTTATDKTKLDIVINMIATMFAEYTEIPFTIEPVKIHMPDGTSHLSPPIAPRLTTASSSYINAATGLKLSKEEICTLLTRMSLTAKPSATDADALEVEVPCTRPDILHECDIMEDAAIAYGFNNLPQSMPTTNTVAKAFPVNKLGDVIRKECAMAGWIEALPLILCSHDENFAWLNRPDPGHYAVHLANPKSTEYQVVRTSLLPGMLKTARENKALPLPMKIFEVSDVTVQDSTAERQARNYRRLCAVYMDRKAGFEVAHGLLDRIMQILGVPLLEKKENEGNYGYYISSAEDPTYLPGRAAHVFYRPKPSVTPTEPTPSSNPSSSPLHTIASSLKSALPSSAAGTAWERDINIGSLGILHPTVLNNFELVRPCSSVEIDVDPLL